DNA from Paraburkholderia largidicola:
GAGCGCTCATGCGCAGGCGTCCGTCACGCTGTACGGCGCGCTCGATACCAGCATCGAAATCACAAATCCGGGCGCGGCCTACGTCGCGCGCATGGATTCCGGCGCGTATCGCGGCTCGCGCGTGGGGCTGCGCGGCGCGGAAGATATCGGCAACGGCGTCCAGATCCTGTTCGACCTGGAGAATGGATTCAGTTCGGGCAACGGCTCGCTCGCCGTCGCGAATACGATCTTCAATCGCCAGGCGTGGATCGGCGCTGCGACGCCGTACGGTACCGTGCGTATCGGCCGTCAGTATTCGCCGATCTACATCCCGTTCAAGGGACAACTCGACGCGTTCGGCGCCGGCACGATCGCCTCGGGCCTGAACAACCTGTCGAAGATCACGCCGTACGCGAGCAACGCAATCACGTATCTGTCACCCGAATTTCACGGCTTCTCGACGACAGTGATGGCGATGATGCGCGACCCCGCCGACGGCGACGGCAACGGTCTCGCCGGCCATATCGAAACCTTCGCATGGCGCAATGGCCCGTTGCGGGTTTCCTATGCGCATCAACAGACGCATGGCGACGGCGCGCTGCGTGCCAATCTTGGCGGCATGTCGTACGCGTATGGCGCGTTGACGGGTTTCGTCTCGTTCTTCAATGGCGATGGCGGCACGCCGCGTTATCACAACGACGGCGTGTCGGTGTCGGCGCGCTACGCGGTCAATGGACGTTTTCGCACTTCACTCGGCTACGCGTATCTGCGCGACCGCTCGGGCGGCGACAATAACGCCGACCAGTTCAGCGCGGCGTGCGAATACGATCTGTCGAAACGCGTGCTGCTCTATGCGAGCGCGGGCTGGTTGAGGAACCGCGGACAGGGAGAATTCACGCTCAAGGGCGTGAACGTCACGGGCCTCACACCGTCGTGGCCAGGCGCGACGGTGCGAGGCGTGCAGTTCGGGATGATCGACCGCTTTTAGGCTGTCTGTCTCATCGCGCTGCCGTTGCCTGCTGCGAAAGGCTACTCGCGACAGCCCGCATCGCGAGCAGATAACCGTCCGGGCCGAGGCCGCAGATCACACCGCGCGCCGCCAGCGAAATCAGCGAATGCCGGTATTGCTCGTCACGTTGATGAATATTCGTGATGTGCACTTCGATCACCGGCTGACGGATCAGCTTGACGGC
Protein-coding regions in this window:
- a CDS encoding porin, which codes for MKRSLLASPVARRTSIAFAVFAAHVASAHAQASVTLYGALDTSIEITNPGAAYVARMDSGAYRGSRVGLRGAEDIGNGVQILFDLENGFSSGNGSLAVANTIFNRQAWIGAATPYGTVRIGRQYSPIYIPFKGQLDAFGAGTIASGLNNLSKITPYASNAITYLSPEFHGFSTTVMAMMRDPADGDGNGLAGHIETFAWRNGPLRVSYAHQQTHGDGALRANLGGMSYAYGALTGFVSFFNGDGGTPRYHNDGVSVSARYAVNGRFRTSLGYAYLRDRSGGDNNADQFSAACEYDLSKRVLLYASAGWLRNRGQGEFTLKGVNVTGLTPSWPGATVRGVQFGMIDRF